One Loxodonta africana isolate mLoxAfr1 chromosome 8, mLoxAfr1.hap2, whole genome shotgun sequence DNA window includes the following coding sequences:
- the LSMEM1 gene encoding leucine-rich single-pass membrane protein 1: MLVQLPTAVALVKLSSQPKPLCLMCFLPRTMNHSSQDPGIHEDGKLYVVDSINDLNKLNLYPAGSQRLFPLEEKIPAHRGNSGNGSRSVFLVALIIILIISLALVSFVIFLITQTGSKMDDVSRRLRAEAKDIEDLKKINSMIVQRLSQLEPVQN; this comes from the exons ATGCTTGTGCAGCTTCCTACTGCCGTGGCTCTTGTGAAGCTGAGCTCCCAGCCCAAGCCTCTGTGTCTAATGTGTTTTCTCCCAAGGACAATGAATCATTCTTCCCAGGACCCTGGCATTCATGAAGATGGAAAGCTTTACGTTGTGGATTCCATAAATGACTTGAACAAACTAAACCTCTATCCTGCCGGATCACAGCGTCTGTTCC CTCTAGAGGAGAAAATCCCAGCCCATCGCGGTAACTCAGGAAATGGAAGCCGCAGTGTGTTCCTTGTGGCACTGATAATCATTCTCATTATCAGCCTGGCCCTGGTTTCCTTCGTGATATTTCTAATAA CTCAAACCGGAAGCAAGATGGACGACGTGTCAAGAAGATTAAGAGCTGAGGCAAAGGACATAGAGGATCTTAAGAAGATCAACAGCATGATCGTACAGCGCCTCAGCCAACTGGAACCTGTACAGAACTAG